A part of Arthrobacter dokdonellae genomic DNA contains:
- a CDS encoding amino acid ABC transporter substrate-binding protein → MNRRTFGLVGMLAAASIALAACGGTSGTGGSSATPAAGGDTSLSSVKNAGEIVFATEGTYKPFSYHQGGAGDLTGYDVEVAKAVADKLGVKAKFEETQWDSIFAGLEARRFDAIANQVTATPERQTKYELSTPYTVSQGVIVTKSDNTSVKSFADLKGKTTAQSLTSNWYTLAKDSGANVEPVEGWAQSVSLLKDGRVDAIVNDKLTFLDYQVTNPNSGLKIAATTKDSSDSVFAFHKGSKALDGAVNTALKELAADGTLTTLSKKYFGQDVSK, encoded by the coding sequence ATGAATCGTCGTACTTTTGGGCTCGTCGGCATGCTCGCAGCGGCCTCAATCGCCCTTGCCGCCTGCGGGGGAACCTCCGGCACCGGCGGTTCCTCGGCCACGCCGGCAGCCGGCGGGGACACCTCCTTGAGCAGCGTCAAGAACGCGGGCGAGATTGTCTTTGCCACCGAGGGCACCTACAAGCCGTTCAGCTACCACCAGGGCGGCGCGGGCGACCTGACCGGTTACGACGTCGAGGTCGCCAAGGCCGTGGCGGACAAGCTGGGCGTCAAGGCGAAGTTTGAGGAGACCCAGTGGGACTCCATCTTTGCCGGATTGGAGGCCCGCCGCTTTGACGCCATCGCCAACCAGGTCACGGCCACGCCGGAACGCCAGACCAAGTACGAGCTCTCCACGCCGTACACCGTCTCGCAGGGCGTGATCGTCACGAAGTCGGACAACACCTCCGTCAAGTCCTTTGCCGACCTCAAGGGCAAGACCACCGCGCAGTCCCTGACGAGCAACTGGTACACGCTGGCCAAGGACAGCGGCGCCAACGTGGAGCCCGTTGAAGGCTGGGCCCAGTCCGTCTCGCTGCTCAAGGACGGACGCGTCGACGCCATTGTCAACGACAAGCTGACCTTCCTGGACTACCAGGTCACCAACCCCAATTCGGGCCTGAAGATCGCCGCCACCACCAAGGATTCCTCCGATTCCGTGTTCGCCTTCCACAAGGGCTCCAAGGCGCTGGACGGCGCCGTCAACACGGCCCTGAAGGAGCTGGCCGCCGACGGCACGCTGACCACGCTGAGCAAGAAGTACTTCGGCCAGGACGTGTCCAAGTAG